From the Nitrospirota bacterium genome, one window contains:
- the moaC gene encoding cyclic pyranopterin monophosphate synthase MoaC, which translates to MARLTHLDERGKARMVDVSGKPPVRRRARATGSVRMKKETLALVIEGGIPKGDVLAVARVAGIMAAKKTPELIPLCHPLPLSSIEVDLRPDTKKNRIDISASVSTVAQTGVEMEALVAVSAAALAVYDMCKAVDKEMTITDIALKEKSKGAPGAARSDRPTGRND; encoded by the coding sequence ATGGCCAGGCTCACCCACCTTGACGAAAGGGGCAAGGCCCGGATGGTGGACGTCTCGGGGAAGCCTCCGGTGCGCCGCCGGGCCCGGGCCACGGGCTCGGTACGCATGAAGAAGGAGACCCTCGCCCTCGTCATCGAAGGCGGGATACCCAAAGGTGACGTCCTGGCCGTCGCACGCGTGGCGGGCATCATGGCCGCCAAGAAGACTCCGGAGCTCATCCCCCTCTGCCACCCCCTCCCCCTTTCCTCAATCGAGGTGGACCTGCGCCCCGACACGAAGAAAAACCGCATAGACATTTCCGCCTCCGTCTCCACGGTGGCCCAGACGGGCGTGGAGATGGAGGCCCTGGTGGCCGTCTCCGCCGCCGCCCTCGCCGTCTATGACATGTGCAAGGCCGTGGACAAGGAGATGACCATAACAGATATCGCCCTCAAGGAGAAGTCCAAGGGGGCCCCGGGCGCGGCCCGGAGCGACCGGCCAACGGGCCGGAACGACTGA
- the ybgF gene encoding tol-pal system protein YbgF, whose amino-acid sequence MMFLPLVGVLLLAGCARLPEMQVDINDLKQDSYRMKKDVAALQSSMDALKRDMAAFKAQAGSLPAEETVTALRESQADLYAKVSDLLREVQALNGRFDENKHVVDKKLDQLAGEMQLVKTRLDSGGTAADAEAMTEMRSRLERVEADLVFIKGKLAALRGAGREDGLGNTPAAAPSPKDFYNEAYASFQAHRYTEAREKMQAFLEKFPQHAWAGNAQFWIGETFYAQGKYDEAILAYEEVLEKYADSPKVPAAMLKQAYAFLKLPGDKNVKAAKGVLRSLIEKYPKDKTAEAAARKLKELD is encoded by the coding sequence ATGATGTTTCTCCCCCTCGTGGGGGTGCTCCTCCTTGCCGGATGCGCCCGGCTTCCGGAAATGCAGGTGGACATCAACGACCTGAAGCAGGACTCCTACCGCATGAAGAAGGACGTGGCGGCGCTCCAGAGCTCCATGGACGCCCTGAAGCGCGACATGGCCGCGTTCAAGGCGCAGGCCGGCTCCCTCCCGGCGGAGGAGACGGTGACGGCGCTCCGGGAGAGCCAGGCCGACCTGTACGCGAAAGTCTCCGACCTTCTGAGGGAAGTCCAGGCCCTCAACGGCCGGTTCGACGAGAACAAACACGTCGTCGACAAGAAGCTCGACCAGCTTGCCGGGGAGATGCAGCTCGTCAAGACGCGGCTGGACAGCGGGGGCACCGCCGCCGACGCCGAGGCGATGACCGAGATGCGCTCCCGGCTGGAGAGAGTGGAGGCGGACCTCGTCTTCATCAAGGGCAAGCTGGCCGCCCTTCGGGGCGCGGGCCGCGAGGATGGCCTCGGCAACACCCCCGCGGCCGCGCCGTCGCCCAAGGACTTCTATAACGAAGCTTACGCGTCCTTCCAGGCCCACCGATACACGGAAGCGCGCGAGAAGATGCAGGCTTTTCTCGAGAAATTCCCCCAGCACGCCTGGGCCGGCAACGCCCAGTTCTGGATAGGCGAGACCTTCTACGCACAGGGCAAGTACGACGAGGCCATCCTGGCCTACGAGGAAGTCCTGGAAAAATACGCCGACAGCCCCAAGGTGCCCGCCGCCATGCTCAAGCAGGCCTACGCCTTCCTGAAACTGCCCGGGGACAAGAACGTCAAGGCCGCCAAGGGGGTCCTCAGGTCCCTCATCGAGAAGTACCCCAAGGACAAGACGGCCGAGGCGGCCGCACGCAAGCTGAAGGAACTGGACTGA
- the pal gene encoding peptidoglycan-associated lipoprotein Pal → MKKVFWVLLLGLLVLGCSQKRVATDMGTEEGTPPESQEKTVAGEMQGQETIPDEGVSSEEVAPETTPAAQAAVTFEDIHFAFDSYAIRPDARPMLDNLSHWLSGNGDARVLIEGHCDERGTNEYNLALGDRRAASVKEYLVASGVSAKKIETISYGEEKPLCEEAAENCWSRNRRAHFVIGATR, encoded by the coding sequence ATGAAGAAAGTTTTTTGGGTTCTGCTTCTGGGACTCCTCGTCCTGGGGTGCTCGCAGAAAAGGGTGGCAACCGACATGGGTACCGAAGAAGGCACGCCCCCCGAGAGCCAGGAAAAGACCGTAGCCGGAGAGATGCAGGGACAGGAGACAATCCCCGACGAAGGCGTCAGCTCCGAGGAAGTGGCCCCCGAGACAACCCCCGCCGCCCAGGCCGCCGTCACCTTCGAGGACATTCATTTCGCTTTTGACAGCTATGCCATACGGCCCGATGCACGGCCCATGCTCGATAACCTTTCGCACTGGCTCTCAGGCAACGGCGACGCCCGCGTCCTCATCGAAGGACACTGCGACGAGCGCGGCACCAACGAGTACAACCTGGCCCTGGGCGACCGGCGCGCCGCCTCCGTGAAGGAATACCTTGTCGCCAGCGGCGTTTCCGCCAAGAAGATAGAGACCATCAGCTACGGCGAGGAAAAGCCCCTCTGCGAGGAAGCGGCCGAGAACTGCTGGTCCCGCAACAGAAGGGCGCACTTCGTTATCGGAGCCACCCGGTGA
- the amrA gene encoding AmmeMemoRadiSam system protein A translates to MHPIVELAKRAAEEYVRHGRVLEAPADPDGVLGRKAAVFVCVKTAGHLRGCIGTMAPMTENAAQETIRNAVAAVAEDPRFFPVGEAELRELEFTVDVLSTPEIVQSAWHLDTRRYGVIVSKGGRRGVLLPDIEGVDTVEKQLEIAMTKAGIDPGEEGMTIERFEVERYR, encoded by the coding sequence GTGCACCCCATCGTGGAGCTGGCGAAGCGTGCGGCGGAGGAATACGTGAGACATGGGCGCGTGCTCGAAGCGCCGGCGGACCCCGATGGGGTCCTGGGACGGAAGGCGGCCGTCTTTGTCTGCGTGAAGACGGCGGGGCATCTCCGGGGCTGTATCGGCACGATGGCTCCCATGACCGAGAACGCCGCCCAGGAGACCATCAGAAACGCCGTGGCCGCCGTCGCGGAGGACCCGCGTTTTTTCCCCGTGGGCGAGGCCGAGCTCCGGGAGCTTGAATTTACGGTGGACGTCCTGTCCACCCCGGAGATTGTACAGAGCGCCTGGCACCTGGACACCCGGCGCTACGGCGTCATCGTTTCGAAGGGAGGACGCCGGGGGGTCCTCCTGCCGGACATCGAAGGGGTGGATACGGTGGAGAAGCAGCTCGAGATAGCCATGACCAAGGCGGGCATCGACCCGGGGGAGGAGGGCATGACGATCGAGAGGTTCGAGGTAGAGCGGTACCGATGA
- a CDS encoding DUF4388 domain-containing protein: MSDFPERGYLRNYSLPRMLIFLNRHRVTGTVSITSQGTKKAIYLKKGNAVFASSTYEDDRLGEMLVKAGKITVAQYDRAVTEMLESGKRLGSVLVEQGTLSPQDLFWGVKFQVQEIIYSLFQLRDGVYEFSEGNVPAELITLDLSMAKIIYEGVKRIEDWTRIKAEMPPADTVFVYSPDPLSLFQKVSLSDEGQRILSLVDGRRTISDIVEAAGINNFEALKTLYVLCSIGMVTDSSHNEPVAFTVEDILKPLDDERDEFVERVTSIHAALGSLSHHQLLSLEEDAGLDDLNRQYYNLSKEFHPDRHGSSVDETIREKTNDIFQAITRSYQVLKEQMSGQARGVSPGRAQPARGQDGLTREMLRDGKERIKQGRFGDAADCLKVAVEAAPDCVDCWTHYALALSRLAGRLPEAARAMLAAQELEPDNAGHYANLGLIYLRGKKLREAQEQFERALALDPSNQKAQKGLSQIPGRVP; this comes from the coding sequence ATGAGCGATTTCCCCGAAAGAGGCTATCTCAGGAACTACAGCCTTCCCAGGATGCTCATCTTTCTCAACAGGCACCGGGTCACCGGCACGGTGTCCATCACGTCGCAGGGGACGAAGAAGGCCATCTACCTGAAGAAGGGCAACGCCGTTTTCGCCTCCTCCACCTACGAGGACGACCGCCTGGGCGAGATGCTGGTGAAGGCCGGCAAGATAACCGTGGCCCAGTACGACCGGGCGGTGACCGAGATGCTCGAGAGCGGAAAGCGCCTGGGCTCCGTCCTGGTGGAGCAGGGGACGCTCAGCCCCCAGGACCTTTTCTGGGGCGTGAAGTTTCAGGTGCAGGAGATCATCTACAGCCTCTTTCAGCTCCGGGACGGCGTGTACGAGTTCTCCGAGGGGAACGTGCCGGCGGAGCTTATCACGCTGGACCTGAGCATGGCCAAGATCATCTACGAAGGGGTCAAGCGCATCGAGGACTGGACGCGGATAAAGGCGGAGATGCCGCCTGCGGACACCGTCTTCGTCTACAGCCCCGACCCCCTGAGCCTCTTTCAGAAGGTGAGCCTTTCGGACGAGGGCCAGCGCATCCTCTCCCTGGTGGACGGCAGGCGCACCATATCGGATATCGTGGAGGCGGCCGGCATCAATAACTTCGAGGCCCTGAAGACCCTGTACGTCCTGTGCTCCATCGGCATGGTCACCGACTCCTCCCACAACGAGCCCGTGGCCTTCACGGTGGAGGACATCCTGAAGCCCCTGGATGACGAAAGGGACGAGTTCGTGGAGCGCGTCACCAGCATCCATGCCGCCCTGGGCTCCCTGAGCCACCACCAGCTCCTCTCGCTCGAGGAGGACGCCGGCCTCGACGACCTCAACAGGCAGTACTACAATCTCTCCAAGGAGTTCCATCCCGACCGCCACGGCAGCTCGGTGGACGAGACCATCAGGGAGAAGACCAACGACATCTTCCAGGCCATCACCCGGTCGTACCAGGTTCTGAAGGAGCAGATGAGCGGCCAGGCCCGGGGCGTGAGCCCCGGCCGGGCGCAGCCGGCCAGAGGGCAGGACGGCCTGACGCGGGAGATGCTCAGGGACGGGAAGGAGCGCATCAAGCAGGGCCGTTTCGGGGACGCCGCCGATTGCCTGAAAGTGGCCGTCGAGGCCGCCCCGGACTGTGTGGACTGCTGGACCCACTACGCCTTGGCCCTGAGCCGCCTTGCGGGGCGCCTTCCGGAGGCGGCCCGGGCCATGCTCGCGGCCCAGGAGCTTGAGCCGGACAACGCCGGCCACTATGCCAACCTCGGCCTGATCTATCTCCGGGGAAAGAAGCTCCGGGAGGCGCAGGAGCAGTTCGAGCGGGCCCTTGCCCTCGACCCTTCCAACCAGAAGGCACAGAAGGGACTCTCGCAAATCCCGGGCCGCGTCCCCTAA